DNA from Malus sylvestris chromosome 11, drMalSylv7.2, whole genome shotgun sequence:
attatgaagccaaatatttttctttaccATTCAGTTTTTGTTTTAGACACAACTACAAAATCCATGATAAAAATTTCACAGAACTACAGCAAAGCATAagatttagggaactttaacgaaaaacacccggtactgttcactttaacgaaaaaccacatttttacactaaaaagtcaattctggtactattcactttaccctttattttgtctttatcattaaaactcaaagttttcaagtcattttcattagtttttcttaagaTTTAAAGGTTTCATAATACAGTAAAACGATTTGTCCCTCTCCTCCCTCGCTAAACAACAATTCATAACATTTAAAGGGATTTAGCTTGTAGGTATAACTAGCTTTTAGTTTTGAGGGTTTTTGGGTCTATTCAGTCGAGATTTTTCTTATATttaaaagtttttataaaaacaaaaaattgtgaAATTAGGGGCTAACCTTTAGCGGTAAATGATAAAAACTCATGAATTCACAATACATTCTGTAACGGATCGAATATGGATTAATAGCTAAATTTAACGGCTTTGGATGGTCGAACACCTCGTATCTTATTGCTTCCACAATCGCAAGTCATGAAACCAAAGATAATACTTGCATTTCCCACGGGAAGGCACATATACATTAACATGCACTACGTAAAATtaatcaatttatttatttgtgcaTACATCTACATTATTGGCCTTTATTGTGGAGTCTCACAAGCACATACAAATGAGAATCAAACAAATATCAAGCACCAGTACAAACATGTACACTGAGCTTTAAGGAAAAAAGAACATAAAATAAGACAGAGAGTAATAAAAAGATACTCTCAGaagaaaacaaactttgtacTCAAGGAATCCAATCCAGTTAGAGTAGTAAAAGTGTTGAGGATGCAGCAAATGCTCCGACGGACCCAATAAAACTCATGAAAACTGAAGAAGCCGCGTTCGGAGGTGGAGGAGGTGTTTCACCTTCAGGAGCAGGAGTAGGGTTAATCTCAGTAGTCCCTGACGGCGGTGGAGGTGGAGACGCTTCATCAGAAGGAGCTGGAGATGGGATCATATCTTTTGAGTTTGAAGATGAAGGGGGTTTTGCATTTCTGCTTCTCTCTGCCAAGACAATCACTACCACCTTCTCATTTTTCTGACATTTATCTTTGTTCCCACTGATGAAGTAGAATGGCCCGGATTGGTTGAACTTGAAGACAGTGTGGCCATCGGTGTATTTCTTAGCCGTAGGTGAATCCGTGTTGCAGTTGGTGTAGTCGTCCTGGGTTACTAGAAGCACTGAGTCTTGGCCAGGAGGGTAGTGGAACACTGCAGTTGAAATACACATCAAGTAAATTAACAAGGGTAAGCATGGCTACGTGGGAGTAAcaaaccttttatttttatttttgtacaattttgaTTGTGTGTTGTTTTTGTTACAAAGAAGGGAAGGGAGGAGGGGAACCAGAACCTCCCTTTTTTTGGGGTGGACGTAATTTACTACCATTGGAGCTACAAGCCCCAAAATACAATGATCTTTTATTTGATCTGTTAAGTTCTCGTGAGACACTATAAATTAAAATCACATGCATACACATAATTCCATCAAATCAACAATCTTAATTACAGTTGGCTTGTCCAACcatgtaaaatatatatcagACTGAAGAAAGTTGACGTTTTcgccataaaatcaattggtaatatgagaAGTAGCCAATTACTTATAAACACATAatagatcttttttttcttttcttttttatcaacaaaatttacttttgtatttaattttaatcacATAACTTCGGTTTTTATCATCGTAATCAATTTAAAAACATGAACAATGATAAGTGTCCCTTGAAAAGTAATataattctttaataaaattaatatataagtgGTGGACTATAAAATCATGTTCTTCACCATTTTTAACCTTATGGgcaaatttgaaatgaaaaataatgtaTTAACGCATCAAACTAAGTTTTAACACACACAATAGGAAGGTTATCCTGGGTGGCATATATAGGAGTCAAAGTGTTTAAATAAAATAGGTTTTACCTAAAACTTGCTTGTATATTCAGATGCTGAAAACTGAGATGGATATGTAGAATCTTATTAATAAACATAAAGCATAAAATACTTACCAATGGAGTCTCCGATTTGAAACCTGTTTCTTTCTGCCCATTGATTATAGTGAACAGAAGAATCAGGAATACACCAGCCCTTTGAGCCTCCAATTGCAAAGTCAGTTGCACCACTCTTCTGTATCAACAGCGTCACGCATACAATCCCCAGAACAAAAACTgcattaatattatttttgtgaATTTGGTTGGCCATTGTTGGAccaaatattgcttgtatttCCCTGTCGTTTTTGGAAGACGAAGAAAAATGGGATGGAATGAATGGTGTTCTGAGGGGGGTTTTGTAGGGGTTGCATGGAATACTTTCTACCAGCTTTGTTGTCAGAGAAGCTTTTGCTactttttcttattctttttttatcttttaggtTTCTTAGCTCTCAATGCAAAGCATATGTGCACTTTCAATTGTTAAGGGGTTGTTAAAGAATGATGAATTGCACGTAAAACTAATTAGTAATATGAAGAACAACTCAATTATTATAAGTAAATGTAAAGTCTGTTCTTTCCTTGAGATGTGGGATTAATACCCTTAACATATCCCTCAAGTCTGATGAATTGAAGCTTAGCATGTAAACAGTACAAATTAGGTGACGTGGAGCACGTGTGACCATATTTGGGCTTCACACATGGAACAACTTGTTTGTTGACCTTCATACATGAGACAACTTGCTCTCATACCATGAAAAAGTCAAGGTCcaaccataaaactaattaacaATATAGAGAGTAActcaattacttataagtacatacaagattttatttttatttttttcctatgtGAGATTATTACTCTCAATGGTTGTTCTTTGGgactttatttttttggaacttTTAAATAACTTGTTGTATGGCTTTATTCTTTGCTTAAACATTATCAAGAATATTCATGGCTTGTGTTCTGGGTTAGACTAATTAATTATTGAACGTGATttgtctctctctgtctctcctcTAGGCATTTCCCTATGTCAATTTGCAATGAAGTTATGGAACTCAGTAATAAAAGTCTTGCAGAATGGTATTTTGCATTGAAGAACTGACCTCCTGACCAGTGAACGAGCACAGGTTCCAAATTTTAGAGCTCAAGTGGAAGCTTAACTTTCTTTTTTCCGTCGGACGTACGGTGCAATTTTTTTAGAAGATACAAATTAATCAAATCATTGTGAGAAGGTAATGAAGTAACCTTTTGGATTAGAACTGCAAACACATGCTCTTGTGGATGTTGCAAATTCATTGAATGATTCTGTTCGTGAGGATCATTGTATATATGCATCACAATTAATAAGGATCTTATCCTtaacataaatattttttttaaaccaaaataaGGATTGATGTTTACTAATACTACAGTTTAGTAGTATATATTCTTATATATTTGTAAGGGCGAATTCGACACTAAATTATTATGACTAACtcattgtgtgacttagccTAATTAAGCACACCTCTTTGTAAATGTTGAGTGTATATAAGAATCCCAAAATGGGAAAATAAGAGACGTAATATGTGTTGATAAGGAGTTTGGCTACTCTCTATATTACCATTTGATTTTctagtggaacctcaacttctttCATAATAATTGAgtttgaaaattcgtcacacaTGAGATTTTATTCTGAAATCTCAACTTCTTTATAAAACCGATTCTCCATTTCTAATTTTGTGTTGAGCTCTTCACAAGCTTTGCCAAAATCTACTTTGAAGAAGATGTTATATTGTATTTGTTTGCTTCGGgcttatagttttttttttctttcttttttttattgaagaagaagaagaagaagaaaaatcgaTAGTGTAGTAAAATGGGGTGGAGGTCAAGGCTACAGGTCAACCTCGACCAAAGGTAAACAAATCTTGGTAGGAACCAATAAGAACCAGTTACAGAATTTCCTCAACATGGAGATCCAAGATAAAGGAAGGCGGCCGAAGTAAGTAACCATTCACGTTCACTACCAATGGACAAGCTGTAACGAGCCAAACGAATGCTTCGAGCTTAAGGTTTATATGTAATAAAAATTGTACGCAATTTCTCTCTCAAAGTGGCTAGGTTTTTTCCCTCTTGGTAATCCTTCTTGGTCTATTCCCTTTCTCCCCTtcctgttatttttattttggtgtAGAATTGTCACCGTAACACATTGTAGTCGCCAAAATGTTTGCTGTCTTTTGACCCATGCACATGATTACCTAAAAGGTTTGGGTCAAGACTGTCAAGTTGTCACCTTCAATATGAGTTTGGAGCTGCAAGGAGTGAAATCTATCATATTGCATATGGTTCAAATTTAGTCAGTACGACACtattgttggtatatggtccagcccatgatgaatgttctagattattctagtaaaCAAGTGAGGTGGCCGTAacatgctagacaattctagcatgttatCAAGTTGATagaagaagctagagagtaatagcttccttggttgcaaatggaaagatccatgcacatgctaaagaattctagcaaag
Protein-coding regions in this window:
- the LOC126589524 gene encoding early nodulin-like protein 1, giving the protein MANQIHKNNINAVFVLGIVCVTLLIQKSGATDFAIGGSKGWCIPDSSVHYNQWAERNRFQIGDSIVFHYPPGQDSVLLVTQDDYTNCNTDSPTAKKYTDGHTVFKFNQSGPFYFISGNKDKCQKNEKVVVIVLAERSRNAKPPSSSNSKDMIPSPAPSDEASPPPPPSGTTEINPTPAPEGETPPPPPNAASSVFMSFIGSVGAFAASSTLLLL